The Oxyura jamaicensis isolate SHBP4307 breed ruddy duck chromosome 8, BPBGC_Ojam_1.0, whole genome shotgun sequence genome has a segment encoding these proteins:
- the LOC118170850 gene encoding uncharacterized oxidoreductase ZK1290.5-like isoform X2 has protein sequence MICFLQSTSHQGGYSHDAVVHALQKCGIRHIDTAKRYGCESLLQKAIKESGVKREDLWITTKLWHSDYGYENTKKACLESCERLGVDYLDLYLIHWPDAHVPGKSNREVRAETWTAMEELYEKGLCRSIGVSNFLISHLEQLEEDCVVTPHVNQAEYHPFQRPQELVDYCRSRGIVFEGYCPLAKGEALTHPSVIQLAKKYGRTPAQICIRWSIQNGIVTIPKSTKAERIQENCKVFDFTIAEDDVEILNGLHDGRHVSWDPSLIV, from the exons ATGATATGCTTTCTGCAAA gTACTTCCCATCAAGGTGGCTATTCCCATGATGCTGTGGTCCATGCATTACAGAAATGTGGCATTCGTCATATTGACACAGCAAAAAGATACGGCTGTGAATCTCTTCTCCAAAAAGCCATTAAAGAGAGTGGTGTGAAGCGGGAGGACCTCTGGATAACCACCAAGTTGTGGCATAGTGATTATGGctatgaaaacacaaaaaaagcctGCCTGGAGTCATGTGAAAGACTTGGTGTTGACTATCTTG ATCTCTATTTGATACATTGGCCTGATGCACATGTTCCGGGCAAAAGCAATCGGGAGGTCCGAGCTGAAACCTGGACAGCGATGGAGGAGCTCTATGAGAAAG GTTTGTGTAGGTCAATTGGCGTAAGCAACTTTCTTATCAGTCATCTTGAGCAACTGGAGGAAGACTGTGTGGTTACTCCACATGTTAATCAG GCTGAGTACCACCCTTTCCAAAGACCTCAGGAGCTGGTGGATTATTGTAGGAGCAGAGGTATTGTTTTTGAAGGCTATTGTCCTTTAGCCAAAGGTGAAGCACTCACTCATCCTAGTGTCATTCAGCTGGCAAAGAAATACGGCAGAACTCCAGCACAGATTTGCATACGCTGGAGTATACAG AATGGGATTGTGACTATTCCGAAGTCCACGAAAGCAGAAAGGATACAGGAGAACTGCAAG GTGTTTGATTTTACAATAGCAGAAGATGATGTTGAAATTCTAAATGGATTGCATGATGGGAGACACGTTTCCTGGGACCCAAGCCTTATTGTGTGA